In one Magallana gigas chromosome 7, xbMagGiga1.1, whole genome shotgun sequence genomic region, the following are encoded:
- the LOC105338048 gene encoding uncharacterized protein, producing MLPVAGRFYLDIFGRDKQSKELGEFDLLCTYVVVSTTPEKEPDPLPDYPRIGWGECARSRKLKLIPITHKEAFITTEDGILDIRLQGSDKLKLKIKMKSVIIDEVNLVKYVMMHWHAGEYLIQTRLPKPGKYALKLYGFLEPNATEMVNVYNYLITCTGRGVKNYPFPCFSQDQLGEDPNAYKIWVRGFQTQASFLEAKEGHTKLEFEAKDGIQLQCELNTNNPVAAERMRVVTKEDRSHQLYFLDLPIEGEYSFNLYAYKKNSSQRLHNAFTYLIHSTGRPIEKGQTNTSKGNTNRNFWKDSNEITTETVETADDEVIFPVPRCIDNLIAFLAKRKSDEPPTSKSVERFTEKDIELYRVKVPEVGEYVFTIYEKKDVGFMKMRARYLIRKVENEDEDNDDDVTETQDFLEVLRIIRDERKKEGKSVTEAEKQLQSNRKVQLEQPKASERIVLSQNLKSAINSRRPALIKRALNEYKYLKPSQGDDLLVEGSRLLRKLEAQEALIRAYEDQDLKELDKAIVKARSINDPSMKQPLTLASRLRDRLAAKNNLKDMILNADIRTIYELRKLVHPPDGVHQTIKAALLLLDCPRHEVENWKKCMALLGNRGQDGLRYKMSELNPDDVSRKNALDAKITIEPYTEEQLRYISPGAAAFYNWTEQVIKEVEARGGVLKKKPPKPKTPPPPPVPREPSPPPPPKKKKEPSTKFVTLDELMKEKFPMDKDPNAKPEKPAVNPSPDPALTEDTVSSKNSYTGRHQQRSQYYARKPRAVRNKNESESPTSKTPVDIPSPDNLFRATNKSVSPDRRRPRESHRKDPKGSRILVELDEKKDKSKKPVENSNSLSKTAPNKGISYPTRNVRNVSPVKTETLGNRRTPSPSKNSTKGEVKRIDSRGYYKNYKAHQILNQSMEPDILQINHDTDPVNELEPDDPKGYQSIYQKRKHFNDFKTLPKQTV from the exons ATGTTGCCGGTGGCAGGAAGATTTTACTTAGATATTTTTGGACGCGATAAACAAAGCAAAGAACTCGGTGAATTCGACTTGCTCTGTACGTACGTCGTTGTCAGTACAACACCTGAAAAGGAGCCGGACCCACTTCCGGACTACCCTCGCATTGGATGGGGAGAATGCGCGCGCTCCAGGAAGCTGAAACTTATTCCTATTACACACAAGGAAGCGTTTATAACAACAGAAGATGGAATCCTAGACATCAGATTGCAGGGAAGTGACAAACtgaaactaaagattaaaatgaaaagtgttATCATAGATGAGGTCAATCTTGTGAAGTACGTGATGATGCACTGGCACGCGGGGGAATATCTGATCCAGACTCGACTCCCAAAACCCGGAAAGTATGCCCTGAAGCTGTACGGATTTCTGGAACCAAATGCCACGGAGATGGTTAACGTGTACAATTACCTGATCACGTGCACAGGTCGCGGGGTCAAGAACTATCCCTTTCCCTGCTTTTCACAAGATCAGCTCGGTGAGGATCCAaacgcttacaaaatttgggtGCGTGGATTTCAGACGCAGGCGAGTTTTCTTGAGGCCAAAGAAGGACACACTAAGCTAGAATTTGAAGCTAAAGATGGTATTCAGCTGCAATGCGAATTAAACACAAACAATCCTGTTGCAGCAGAGCGCATGCGTGTGGTTACGAAAGAGGACAGAAGTCATCAGTTGTATTTTCTAGATCTTCCTATCGAAGGGGAGTATTCATTTAACCTTTACGCCTACAAGAAAAACAGTAGCCAGCGGTTACATAATGCGTTCACGTATCTCATTCACTCAACAGGACGACCAATAGAAAAGGGCCAGACAAATACATCGAAAGGAAACACCAACAGAAACTTTTGGAAAGACTCTAACGAAATAACGACAGAAACCGTTGAAACTGCAGACGACGAGGTCATCTTTCCCGTACCGCGGTGTATAGACAATCTGATTGCTTTTCTTGCCAAGAGAAAGTCTGATGAACCACCCACGTCTAAGTCCGTGGAGCGCTTCACAGAGAAGGATATTGAACTGTACAGGGTCAAAGTTCCCGAGGTGGGGGAATACGTTTTTACAATCTACGAAAAGAAGGATGTCGGATTCATGAAAATGCGAGCCAGATACCTCATCCGTAAAGTGGAGAATGAGGACGAAGACAACGATGATGACGTCACAGAGACTCAGGACTTCCTGGAGGTTCTGCGCATAATCCGTGACGAGCGGAAGAAGGAGGGAAAAAGCGTAACAGAGGCGGAAAAACAGTTACAAAGCAACAGGAAGGTCCAACTCGAGCAGCCCAAAG CCAGCGAGCGGATCGTGCTCTCTCAGAATCTGAAGTCGGCCATTAACTCCCGGCGGCCTGCTCTGATAAAGAGGGCACTTAACGAATATAAGTACCTAAAGCCTTCCCAGGGAGACGATTTACTGGTGGAGGGATCCCGACTTCTCCGGAAACTCGAGGCCCAGGAAG cattgatCAGAGCGTATGAGGATCAAGACTTGAAGGAACTAGATAAGGCAATAGTGAAGGCACGCTCTATCAATGACCCCTCTATGAAACAGCCCCTGACCCTTGCCTCAAGGTTACGGGACCGTTTAGCTGCCAAAAATAACCTTAAAGACATGATACTCAACGCAGACATTAGAACCATCTACGAACTCCGGAAGTTGGTTCACCCGCCAGATGGCGTTCACCAGACTATCAAGGCGGCGCTCTTATTGCTGGACTGTCCGCGACACGAAGTAGAG AACTGGAAGAAATGCATGGCCCTCCTGGGAAACAGGGGACAAGATGGACTTCGATACAAGATGTCGGAACTCAACCCCGATGACGTCAGCAGGAAGAACGCTCTAGACGCCAAAATAACAATAGAACCTTACACGGAGGAACAACTCAGATACATAAGTCCCGGCGCCGCGGCCTTCTATAACTGG ACTGAACAGGTAATTAAGGAGGTGGAAGCTAGGGGCGGTGTACTTAAGAAGAAACCACCAAAACCCAAGACACCGCCGCCCCCGCCCGTCCCCCGTGAACCTTCACCACCCCCTCCGCCTAAAAAGAAAAAGGAACCGTCTACCAAATTTGTGACGTTAGACGAACTCATGAAAGAGAAATTCCCAATGGATAAAGACCCAAACGCTAAACCGGAAAAACCGGCAGTCAATCCGTCTCCGGATCCTGCTCTAACGGAAGACACCGTAAGCTCCAAGAATTCCTACACCGGAAGGCATCAACAGAGATCGCAATATTATGCCAGGAAGCCAAGAGCTGTgagaaacaaaaatgaaagtGAAAGTCCCACATCTAAGACTCCTGTAGACATTCCCTCACCAGATAATTTATTCAGGGCGACGAACAAATCTGTGTCACCAGACAGACGACGCCCGCGAGAAAGCCACAGAAAGGATCCGAAAGGGTCGCGTATTTTGGTGGAGCTTGATGAAAAGAAAGACAAGTCCAAAAAGCCAGTGGAAAACTCTAATTCGCTCAGTAAAACAGCACCAAATAAGGGTATATCTTACCCGACTAGAAATGTCCGTAACGTGAGTCCAGTTAAAACCGAGACACTAGGGAACAGGCGCACGCCTTCTCCCTCCAAAAACTCCACCAAAGGGGAGGTCAAGAGAATCGACAGCCGTGGGtattataaaaactacaaggcACACCAGATTCTTAATCAGAGCATGGAACCGGATATTCTACAGATAAACCACGATACAGATCCGGTGAACGAACTAGAACCCGACGATCCCAAGGGATATCAGTCCATCTATCAAAAAAGGAAACATTTCAATGATTTCAAAACCCTCCCTAAACAAACTGTATGA
- the LOC117684940 gene encoding lim and transglutaminase domain protein ltd-1-like, whose protein sequence is MPKKDKPNSSASKPENAPTDNREEATNTTEEKEEVGIPEVKPPGSSKKELLKDVDFSVIDHHALKATNSLLKESFWDLTKYLSDDDAWEDDLVKVRVIFRWITSYNVKKMKIEETPPPNTPLEYFSKIQSGFGNHAQLFYIMCQLFDIPCVVVDGMTKSKMYTVGDPLNHEEMAAQWNAVYLRDEWRLIDLFWAIECVEVDSGKDDDFDENGDFLDQESVDDQKEDNDDVMSKASFIRYHHNEEVDEQYFLTDPRQLIWTHLPDDSKWQLMKTPMSEKDWEEQLYVRERSHEMEISIKRNLYGKQVVQAKEGKADIILWFPEKKDTKQIHHF, encoded by the exons ATGCCGAAAAAAGACAAACCTAATTCCTCTGCATCTAAGCCG GAGAATGCACCCACTGACAATAGAGAg GAAGCTACGAACACAACAGAAGAAAAG GAAGAGGTGGGAATCCCGGAAGTAAAACCTCCTGGATCCAGTAAGAAGGAACTCCTGAAGGATGTCGATTTCAGCGTTATCGACCATCACGCCCTCAAA GCGACCAACTCCCTGTTGAAGGAGTCCTTCTGGGACCTGACCAAGTACCTGTCTGACGACGACGCGTGGGAGGATGACCTAGTTAAAGTACGGGTCATATTCCGCTGGATTACGTCATACAACgtcaagaaaatgaaaatagagGAAACCCCTCCCCCAAACACACCCCTCGAATACTTCAGCAAAATTCAGAGTGGATTTGGCAATCACGCTCAGCTGTTTTACATCATGTGCCA GCTGTTTGACATTCCCTGCGTGGTTGTTGATGGAATGACTAAAAGTAAAATGTACACGGTGGGAGATCCGTTAAACCACGAGGAGATGGCGGCGCAGTGGAATGCGGTGTACCTCCGGGATGAGTGGCGGCTGATAGACCTATTTTGGGCTATCGAATGTGTGGAAGTCGATTCCGGAAAGGACGACGACTTCGATGAGAACGGAGACTTCCTAGATCAAGAGTCTGTTGACGACCAGAAGGAGGACAACGATGATGTCATGTCAAAGGCGTCGTTCATTCGGTACCACCATAATGAGGAGGTGGACGAGCAGTATTTCCTGACGGACCCGCGCCAGCTGATCTGGACACACCTCCCCGACGATTCCAAGTGGCAGCTGATGAAGACGCCGATGTCTGAGAAGGACTGGGAGGAACAGTTGTATGTTAGGGAACGCAGCCATGAGATGGAGATCAGCATCAAACGAAACCTATACGGCAAACAAGTCGTACAGGCAAAGGAGGGGAAAGCCGACATCATCCTGTGGTTTCCTGAGAAGAAAG ATACTAAACAGATTCACCATTTTTGA
- the LOC105317905 gene encoding uncharacterized protein codes for MGSGASQPEEEDDFMDVASEEPKPKKTAPKKKTSRKKRKGNKNPETDVPSTTKEEFLADVDFEYIDNHACKAPHALLYSSFVELADYLTDEGAWQDDLVKVRSVFRWVTSYNLKKLQIDPNPPADSVLEYLSKIQCNIGNHANLFYILCQMVDVPCVIVDGMTKNSAYKLGEPLNKKAIKAQWNAVYVKDEWRLIDVYWATTCVEINSGDTPGEIHMAKYTKRRVERKVKLEHREPVDECYFFTEPFHLVWTHLPDDEKWQLLPHPMKQSEFEKLVYVRERMHELEVEFPAKKNRRVNVFLKQGIGHIELDLPPKRSKFLRFKYVFYRSRGSMEDDKDVDVLLNNCVKMKQTGTNLFFDFDVPVCGTFNFEIYGKDANHPDLQEFDLMCTYSVRAPVPEKKLLPLPDNPEIGWGPNMTTLKSGIKPITHKKSKIVTDDGIIEIKIQAPKDSNLTMETRSGVVDDATLTKYVMLRWEEGHYIINTRLPKAGHYIMKINARNPKKDTEVENVLNYIIKHNGKQEVDNPFPHIENNSLGPSENAEKLGVRAVFSETIVRTKKGNAIVEIEADEATEIKHEIDCTNEDARNAMMATASQEGRLHTYNMDLPVAGEYTLNIYAKKESNVVHVYSFLIISAGKQKKPLGNKSDRSKSRGSLSNRSGVTDFSNIPTTGKSNTPRLITKTFRTKEVELLVPAPDDTTNIVATLTPKDNQNETVNVAPLRKDGSNWFNVPLASIGEYNFDVITQNPDGSLNYVAKYKIRRLDINSAEANEPEQPAFDPDAHFKARAKKKQEMVQGLEEAIESKNAGMIEKAMMVYTANVSNNNQDQLLERAEQTLKALAVRKDLLNAYEKRHIPTLERRLNRARACNYNNILDSEIMLASRLLDRLNTLKNLRKEVMMTDTKALTELKRYTCPPTGIHEVMSCTLLLLGHPPWEIDTWPKCQGIISRTGKESIKFKMADFDPRDVPLDVALDGKDMIDPYSEKQIHDVSPTAAAFHYWGTRQLKEVEATAVSLGGKNFAPDDATELETIAESEGSDGTSNEVMPLTQENLNQFDKSTNQNGHAPGQKTSPHRPNGHGPPSTAHTQSQKHSTRPLSDRTGMTNGTSRTTPPLPPITPRGLYSNGSNTPSTLTPRGIKIFEYRNTKKKGFGNQRKLGIIPDWKG; via the exons ATGGGGTCGGGTGCCTCACAGCCCGAGGAGGAAGATGATTTCATGGATGTCGCGAGCGAGGAGCCCAAACCAAAAAAGACGGCGCCCAAAAAg AAAACCAGCCGGAAAAAAAGGAAAGGAAATAAGAATCCGGAAACGGATGTCCCGAGTACGACAAAGGAGGAGTTTTTGGCGGATGTGGATTTTGAGTACATTGATAATCATGCGTGTAAA GCGCCTCACGCACTGTTGTACTCGTCGTTCGTGGAGCTGGCGGACTACCTCACGGACGAGGGCGCCTGGCAGGATGACCTTGTCAAGGTCAGGTCAGTGTTCCGGTGGGTGACGTCATATAACCTGAAGAAGCTGCAGATTGACCCCAACCCGCCGGCAGACAGCGTGCTGGAGTACCTGAGCAAGATTCAGTGTAACATTGGTAACCATGCCAACCTCTTCTACATCCTGTGCCA aaTGGTTGATGTTCCGTGCGTAATAGTGGATGGCATGACAAAGAACTCAGCATACAAACTCGGGGAACCACTCAACAAAAAGGCCATCAAAGCCCAGTGGAACGCCGTCTATGTGAAAGACGAATGGCGCCTGATCGACGTGTATTGGGCCACCACCTGTGTAGAAATCAATAGCGGGGATACCCCAGGGGAGATCCACATGGCTAAATACACCAAGAGAAGGGTAGAGAGAAAGGTAAAACTAGAACACAGGGAACCGGTGGATGAGTGCTACTTCTTCACCGAGCCTTTCCACCTGGTATGGACTCATCTACCCGATGACGAAAAATGGCAGCTGCTGCCTCATCCAATGAAACAGTCGGAGTTTGAAAAACTTGTGTACGTTCGAGAACGGATGCACGAGCTCGAAGTGGAGTTTCCCGCAAAAAAGAATCGCAGAGTTAACGTGTTTCTGAAACAAGGCATTGGACACATTGAACTTGATCTCCCCCCGAAAAGAAGCAAGTTTTTGCGATTCAAATATGTGTTTTATCGATCCAGAGGTAGCATGGAGGATGACAAGGATGTGGACGTTCTGCTGAACAACTGCGTGAAAATGAAACAGACAGGTACGAATCTCTTCTTCGACTTCGATGTACCGGTTTGTGGGACTTTTAACTTTGAAATCTATGGAAAAGACGCTAATCATCCGGACCTACAGGAATTTGACCTCATGTGCACTTACAGCGTTCGCGCACCTGTCCCAGAAAAGAAACTTCTTCCGTTACCCGACAATCCTGAAATCGGATGGGGTCCGAATATGACGACGCTAAAAAGCGGAATAAAACCTATAACACACAAGAAATCTAAGATCGTCACTGATGATGGGATTATCGAAATCAAGATTCAAGCTCCAAAGGATTCCAATTTAACAATGGAGACAAGGTCCGGTGTAGTTGATGACGCCACACTGACTAAATACGTCATGCTCCGATGGGAGGAGGGGCACTACATCATCAATACAAGGCTTCCAAAGGCTGGACATTACATCATGAAAATTAATGCTCGAAATCCTAAAAAGGACACAGAGGTTGAAAATGTGTTAAACTACATAATAAAACACAATGGGAAACAAGAGGTTGATAACCCATTCCCACACATTGAGAACAACTCTTTGGGTCCATCTGAAAATGCAGAAAAACTTGGTGTCCGTGCTGTGTTTTCAGAGACAATCGTGAGAACCAAAAAAGGTAATGCTATTGTAGAAATAGAGGCAGATGAGGCGACCGAAATCAAACATGAGATTGACTGCACAAACGAGGACGCAAGGAACGCCATGATGGCCACGGCATCACAAGAAGGCCGCCTCCACACGTACAACATGGATCTACCGGTGGCCGGCGAATACACACTCAACATTTACGCGAAAAAGGAATCGAATGTCGTTCATGTTTATTCATTCCTAATCATATCCGCGGGAAAACAAAAGAAGCCATTGGGAAACAAGAGTGATAGGTCGAAGTCACGTGGTTCATTGTCAAACAGGTCAGGGGTAACTGATTTCTCGAACATTCCTACTACAGGAAAATCGAACACCCCGAGGTTAATCACGAAGACATTTCGCACCAAAGAGGTGGAGTTATTAGTCCCCGCGCCAGATGACACCACAAACATAGTAGCTACCTTGACACCAAAAGACAATCAAAACGAAACAGTGAACGTAGCACCACTCCGGAAAGACGGCAGCAATTGGTTTAACGTTCCTCTGGCGTCAATTGGGGAATACAACTTTGACGTAATCACACAGAACCCCGATGGTTCCCTTAACTATGTCGCCAAATATAAAATACGTCGTCTTGATATAAACTCGGCGGAAGCCAATGAACCGGAACAACCAGCGTTCGACCCGGATGCTCACTTCAAGGCAAGAG CAAAAAAGAAGCAGGAGATGGTACAGGGACTGGAGGAGGCCATTGAATCTAAGAATGCTGGGATGATTGAGAAGGCGATGATGGTATACACGGCGAACGTCAGCAATAACAACCAGGACCAGCTCCTGGAGAGGGCGGAGCAAACCCTGAAGGCGCTCGCCGTCCGCAAAG ATTTACTCAACGCCTACGAGAAGAGACACATCCCCACGCTGGAGCGAAGGTTGAACCGGGCGCGCGCCTGTAACTATAACAACATCCTCGACTCGGAGATCATGCTGGCTAGTCGTCTTCTCGACAGGCTCAACACCCTGAAAAACCTCCGGAAGGAGGTCATGATGACGGACACCAAGGCCTTGACGGAGCTGAAGCGCTACACCTGTCCCCCCACGGGAATCCACGAGGTCATGTCCTGTACCCTTCTACTCCTGGGACACCCACCCTGGGAAATCGAT aCATGGCCGAAGTGCCAAGGAATAATAAGTCGCACTGGTAAGGAATccatcaaattcaaaatggctGATTTTGACCCACGTGACGTCCCGTTAGATGTCGCTTTGGACGGTAAAGACATGATAGATCCCTACTCCGAGAAACAGATCCATGACGTCAGTCCTACCGCGGCGGCCTTCCATTACTGG GGAACAAGACAACTGAAGGAGGTCGAGGCCACTGCGGTGTCCCTGGGGGGTAAGAACTTCGCGCCGGACGACGCCACAGAACTGGAGACAATTGCCGAGAGTGAGGGGTCGGACGGGACTAGCAACGAGGTGATGCCCCTTACCCAGGAAAATCTCAACCAGTTCGACAAAAGCACCAATCAGAATGGGCACGCCCCTGGGCAGAAGACGTCACCGCACCGTCCTAACGGGCACGGTCCACCGTCCACGGCGCACACCCAGTCCCAGAAACACAGCACCCGCCCGCTGTCAGACAGAACGGGCATGACCAATGGGACCTCCCGTACCACGCCGCCCCTCCCCCCAATCACACCCCGGGGGCTCTACTCCAACGGCTCCAACACCCCCTCCACTCTGACGCCGCGAGGGATCAAGATATTTGAATACAGAAATACCAAGAAGAAAGGATTCGGTAATCAAAGGAAGCTTGGTATCATTCCGGATTGGAAAGGTTGA